In Thunnus maccoyii chromosome 11, fThuMac1.1, whole genome shotgun sequence, one genomic interval encodes:
- the fgf9 gene encoding fibroblast growth factor 4A, translating into MCFTMNVSSLLPGVLLLLLLLLSAACDWPVGAKKVDPAVSAEDQGTHLRGLWKLHMRDSLLKGKGSSDRLIREGLKQQLLYCRVSIGFHLQILPGGAVGGVHKPTEYCRLKVFAMKHGVVGIRGVKSGLYLCMSAEGLASGAEKFTDDCLFKENLEENHYTTYSSLTHPGLYLALSHKGEVRKGNSVGRHQSCTHFLPRRTP; encoded by the exons ATGTGTTTCACTATGAATGTTTCCTCGCTGCTGCCcggcgtcctgctgctgctgctgctgctgctttcagctGCGTGTGATTGGCCGGTGGGAGCAAAGAAAGTAGATCCGGCGGTTTCAGCCGAGGACCAGGGAACTCACCTCCGAGGCCTCTGGAAGCTGCACATGAGGGACTCGCTGCTGAAAGGAAAAG GTTCCAGTGATCGTCTAATCAGAGAAGGCCTCAAACAGCAGCTGCTCTACTGTCGCGTCTCGATTGGCTTCCATCTACAGATTCTGCCCGGCGGCGCCGTCGGAGGCGTCCACAAACCCACCGAGTACT GTCGGCTGAAGGTTTTCGCTATGAAACACGGAGTCGTAGGAATCAGAGGAGTCAAGAGTGGCTTGTACCTCTGTATGAGCGCAGAAGGACTGGCGTCTGGAGCG GAGAAGTTTACTGACGACTGCCTGTTTAAAGAGAACCTGGAGGAGAATCACTACACCACCTACTCCTCTCTGACTCACCCGGGACTCTATCTGGCTCTGTCCCACAAAGGAGAGGTCAGGAAGGGCAACAGCGTGGGCCGCCACCAGTCCTGCACCCACTTCCTGCCCCGGAGGACACCGTGA